In a genomic window of Streptomyces sp. SJL17-4:
- a CDS encoding glyceraldehyde-3-phosphate dehydrogenase, whose product MTVNDDSFTSWKNREEIAESMIPIIGKLHREQDITVLVHSRSLVNKSVVSILKTHRFARQIAGEELSVTETLPFLQTLTTLDLGPSQIDIGMLAAEYKTDNRGLTVEEFTAEAVAGATGENKIERRDGRDVVLYGFGRIGRLVARLLIEKAGSGNGLRLRAIVVRGGGDQDLVKRASLLRRDSIHGQFQGTITVDEANSTIVANGNTIKVIYANDPSEVDYTAYGIENAILIDNTGKWRDREGLSKHLRPGIDKVVLTAPGKGDVPNIVHGVNHDTIKPDEQILSCASCTTNAIVPPLKAMDDEYGVLRGHVETVHSFTNDQNLLDNYHKADRRGRSAPLNMVITETGAASAVAKALPELKAPITGSSIRVPVPDVSIAILSLRLGRETTRDEVLEYLRDVSLHSPLKRQIDFTTAPDAVSMDFVGSRHASIVDAGATKVDGDNAILYLWYDNEFGYSCQVIRVVQHVSGVEYPTFPAPAV is encoded by the coding sequence GTGACTGTCAATGACGACTCGTTCACCAGCTGGAAGAACCGCGAGGAGATCGCGGAGTCGATGATCCCGATCATCGGGAAGCTGCACCGGGAGCAGGACATCACCGTCCTGGTCCACAGCCGCTCCCTGGTGAACAAGTCGGTGGTCAGCATCCTCAAGACCCACCGGTTCGCCCGCCAGATCGCCGGCGAGGAGCTGTCGGTCACCGAGACGCTTCCGTTCCTCCAGACGCTCACCACCCTCGACCTGGGCCCGTCCCAGATCGACATCGGCATGCTGGCCGCCGAGTACAAGACCGACAACCGCGGTCTCACGGTGGAGGAGTTCACCGCCGAGGCCGTCGCCGGCGCCACCGGTGAGAACAAGATCGAGCGCCGCGACGGACGCGACGTCGTCCTCTACGGCTTCGGCCGCATCGGCCGCCTCGTCGCCCGCCTCCTCATCGAGAAGGCCGGCTCGGGCAACGGTCTGCGCCTGCGCGCGATCGTCGTCCGCGGCGGTGGCGACCAGGATCTGGTGAAGCGCGCCTCGCTGCTGCGCCGCGACTCGATCCACGGCCAGTTCCAGGGCACGATCACGGTCGACGAGGCGAACAGCACGATCGTCGCCAACGGCAACACCATCAAGGTGATCTACGCCAACGACCCCTCCGAGGTCGACTACACGGCGTACGGCATCGAGAACGCCATCCTCATCGACAACACCGGCAAGTGGCGCGACCGCGAGGGCCTGTCGAAGCACCTGCGCCCCGGCATCGACAAGGTCGTCCTGACCGCGCCCGGCAAGGGTGACGTGCCGAACATCGTGCACGGCGTCAACCACGACACGATCAAGCCGGACGAGCAGATCCTCTCCTGCGCCTCCTGCACCACCAACGCGATCGTGCCGCCGCTGAAGGCGATGGACGACGAGTACGGCGTGCTCCGCGGCCACGTGGAGACGGTCCACTCGTTCACGAACGACCAGAACCTGCTGGACAACTACCACAAGGCGGACCGCCGCGGCCGTTCCGCGCCGCTCAACATGGTGATCACCGAGACCGGTGCCGCCTCGGCCGTCGCCAAGGCGCTGCCGGAGCTGAAGGCCCCGATCACCGGCAGCTCGATCCGCGTCCCCGTCCCGGACGTCTCGATCGCCATCCTGAGCCTGCGCCTGGGCCGCGAGACCACCCGCGACGAGGTCCTCGAGTACCTCCGCGACGTCTCGCTGCACTCGCCGCTGAAGCGTCAGATCGACTTCACCACGGCCCCCGACGCGGTCTCGATGGACTTCGTGGGCTCGCGCCACGCGTCGATCGTCGACGCCGGCGCGACCAAGGTCGACGGCGACAACGCGATCCTCTACCTGTGGTACGACAACGAGTTCGGCTACTCGTGCCAGGTCATCCGGGTCGTCCAGCACGTCTCCGGCGTGGAGTACCCGACCTTCCCGGCCCCGGCGGTCTGA
- a CDS encoding serine hydrolase domain-containing protein, which yields MAQRSDPFERLLADAVRAGVCPGMVWAVGDARTTVSDGAVGLLDPARPGEPMRRDTLFDVASLTKILAVWAVIGTLVDAGKLDLTAPLGSYWPEAAGRPLADVTAHHLLTHTAGMPLRANLRHLYGSDPQDVRDGVLAERLRHRPGEAVAYTDRAALILGYLAEHLTRRPLPRLAEERIWSPLGMAETRYGPLPAALRERCAPTEYDEESGRHLRGTVHDFSARLLGGACGIAGVFTTTGDVGRFLRHLLAPVPGAFSAEWTAGSLRVRTGELAPPRGLFWHPAPGTEPADDVWSHFGFTGTGMWVSPARDRWAVLLTNRLHLTRDPGPLARVREVFRTLAFR from the coding sequence TTGGCGCAGCGCAGCGACCCCTTCGAGCGGCTCCTCGCCGACGCCGTGCGCGCGGGCGTGTGCCCCGGCATGGTCTGGGCCGTGGGAGATGCCCGTACGACGGTGTCCGACGGGGCCGTCGGTCTGCTCGACCCCGCACGGCCGGGTGAACCGATGCGCCGCGACACGCTGTTCGACGTGGCGAGCCTCACCAAGATCCTCGCCGTCTGGGCCGTGATCGGCACTCTCGTCGACGCCGGGAAGCTCGACCTGACGGCCCCGCTCGGCAGTTACTGGCCCGAGGCGGCGGGGCGGCCGCTCGCCGATGTCACGGCACATCACCTCCTCACCCACACCGCCGGCATGCCGCTCCGCGCCAACCTCCGGCATCTGTACGGCTCCGACCCGCAGGACGTGCGGGACGGCGTCCTCGCCGAGCGGCTCCGGCACCGGCCCGGGGAGGCCGTCGCGTACACCGACCGGGCGGCCCTGATCCTCGGCTACCTCGCCGAGCACCTCACCCGCCGTCCGCTCCCCCGGCTCGCCGAGGAGCGGATCTGGTCCCCGCTCGGGATGGCGGAGACCCGGTACGGTCCGCTGCCCGCCGCGCTCAGGGAGCGGTGCGCGCCCACCGAGTACGACGAGGAGAGCGGCCGGCATCTCCGAGGCACCGTCCACGACTTCTCGGCCCGGCTCCTCGGCGGGGCCTGCGGGATCGCGGGGGTCTTCACGACCACCGGCGACGTCGGACGGTTCCTCCGCCATCTCCTCGCCCCGGTGCCCGGCGCCTTCTCCGCCGAGTGGACGGCCGGCTCGCTCCGCGTCCGCACCGGCGAGCTCGCACCTCCCCGTGGCCTCTTCTGGCATCCGGCGCCGGGCACGGAACCCGCGGACGACGTCTGGTCGCACTTCGGGTTCACCGGCACGGGCATGTGGGTGTCGCCGGCCCGGGACCGCTGGGCGGTCCTGCTCACCAACCGCCTCCACCTGACCCGCGACCCCGGCCCGCTGGCCCGCGTCAGGGAGGTGTTCCGGACGCTCGCCTTCCGGTGA
- a CDS encoding VanW family protein → MPRSTTHHAPTPHEGRRPRLRTAAIATGVVAVAAGGLYVAGLVATGDDISAGTRVGGVDIGGMSRADAEAKLAAEAPASWSAPIPVRVGDRASTVTPASAGLTVDLAKTAELAADPSRDPFTVIGRLFSSGAREIQPVLAYDAAKVNAIVAELAKKNDRTVREGSVAFREGKAVATQPVAGQKLDTGKAVETLRAAYPAATGASPVTLPVAVTEPKLSAAEVNRFLDTDAKPAVSGPVTLTTGTDRLRISAATLGDHLTVKKENGRLTTALDAEALLRDPDVADPISSLTGAPVEATLGVRDGKVVVESEGRPGHEVTAKALGDAVRPLLTRSGAAARTAAMATTVTQPELTSDSLARLGITEQMSTFTVDFPAAPYRTTNIGRAAELINGSIVRPGEVWSFNETVGERTPDNGFVDGTMILDGQYRSAPGGGVSAMATTVFNAMFFAGVKPVEYGAHSFYIERYPAGREATVAWGQLDLKFRNDSGKPIYIKAGATDSSVTVSFLGTKKYDSVEAVAGERTNLTEPKKAEGTGKACVPQPPLEGFDIAVDRVFKNDGAEVKRETFKTHYTPRDEVTCKPVDEPDVDTPDKETDAR, encoded by the coding sequence GTGCCCCGCTCCACGACCCACCATGCCCCGACGCCCCACGAGGGGCGCCGTCCGCGTCTCCGGACGGCGGCGATCGCGACGGGCGTGGTCGCCGTCGCCGCGGGCGGCCTGTACGTGGCGGGGCTCGTCGCCACCGGCGACGACATATCCGCCGGCACCCGCGTCGGCGGCGTGGACATCGGCGGCATGAGCCGTGCCGACGCCGAGGCCAAGCTGGCGGCCGAGGCCCCGGCCTCGTGGAGCGCGCCGATACCCGTGCGGGTCGGCGACCGTGCCTCGACCGTGACGCCGGCGTCCGCCGGTCTCACCGTGGACCTGGCGAAGACCGCCGAGCTGGCGGCCGATCCCTCCCGCGACCCGTTCACCGTCATCGGGCGGCTCTTCTCGTCGGGCGCGCGCGAGATCCAGCCGGTCCTCGCCTACGACGCGGCCAAGGTGAACGCCATCGTGGCCGAACTGGCGAAGAAGAACGACCGCACGGTGCGCGAGGGGTCCGTGGCCTTCCGCGAGGGCAAGGCCGTCGCGACCCAGCCCGTCGCCGGCCAGAAGCTGGACACGGGGAAGGCCGTCGAGACCCTGCGCGCCGCCTACCCCGCCGCCACCGGCGCCTCGCCCGTCACCCTCCCCGTCGCCGTGACCGAGCCGAAGCTGTCGGCGGCCGAGGTGAACCGTTTCCTCGACACGGACGCGAAGCCCGCCGTCTCCGGCCCGGTGACGCTCACCACTGGCACGGACCGGCTGCGGATCTCCGCCGCCACCCTCGGCGACCACCTCACCGTGAAGAAGGAGAACGGCCGGCTGACCACCGCCCTCGACGCCGAGGCGCTGCTGCGGGATCCGGATGTGGCGGACCCGATCTCCTCCCTGACGGGCGCGCCCGTCGAGGCGACCCTCGGCGTACGGGACGGCAAGGTCGTCGTGGAGTCGGAGGGCAGGCCGGGGCACGAGGTGACCGCGAAGGCCCTCGGCGACGCCGTACGCCCGCTGCTCACCCGGTCGGGCGCCGCCGCGCGTACCGCCGCCATGGCCACGACGGTCACCCAGCCCGAGCTGACCTCCGACTCCCTCGCGCGTCTCGGGATCACCGAGCAGATGTCGACGTTCACGGTGGACTTCCCGGCCGCTCCGTACCGGACGACGAACATCGGCCGGGCCGCCGAGCTCATCAACGGTTCGATCGTGCGGCCCGGCGAGGTGTGGAGCTTCAACGAGACGGTCGGCGAGCGCACCCCGGACAACGGCTTCGTCGACGGCACGATGATCCTCGACGGCCAGTACCGCTCCGCGCCCGGCGGCGGTGTCTCGGCGATGGCCACCACCGTGTTCAACGCCATGTTCTTCGCCGGGGTGAAGCCCGTCGAGTACGGCGCCCACTCCTTCTACATCGAGCGCTACCCGGCCGGCCGCGAGGCGACCGTCGCCTGGGGCCAGCTCGACCTGAAGTTCCGCAACGACTCCGGGAAGCCGATCTACATCAAGGCGGGCGCGACCGACTCGTCCGTCACCGTGAGCTTCCTCGGGACGAAGAAGTACGACTCCGTGGAGGCGGTCGCCGGGGAGCGCACCAACCTCACGGAGCCGAAGAAGGCCGAGGGCACCGGCAAGGCCTGTGTGCCGCAGCCGCCGCTGGAGGGTTTCGACATCGCGGTGGACCGGGTCTTCAAGAACGACGGGGCCGAGGTCAAGCGGGAGACCTTCAAGACCCACTACACCCCGCGCGACGAGGTCACCTGCAAGCCGGTCGACGAGCCCGACGTCGACACGCCCGACAAGGAGACGGACGCCAGGTGA
- a CDS encoding IclR family transcriptional regulator C-terminal domain-containing protein, which yields MPAPSPSPGPQSADRALAVLDAVADADRPVGAKALARHLGCALSTVYHLAGPLLARGYLVRTAEGYAPGPRVPALHRSHQRHHGLGTGTGELLGRLRRATGAEAYHTAYRDGLITVVDTTAPVTDAGHPFTPGPEQRAHATAHGKALLAALPRPLRRRYLTEHGMARFTERTITSAERFEAEVDRVRGQGIAVSVGEADLAYTCLAVALPERGDGIVHALSVSLPTADFGRRQGEIRAALTRAVPEFPALPES from the coding sequence ATGCCTGCCCCGTCCCCGAGCCCCGGGCCCCAGTCCGCCGACCGTGCCCTCGCCGTCCTCGACGCCGTCGCCGACGCGGACCGGCCCGTCGGGGCGAAGGCGCTGGCCAGGCACCTCGGCTGCGCCCTCTCGACCGTCTACCACCTCGCCGGGCCCCTGCTCGCGCGCGGCTACCTCGTCCGTACCGCCGAGGGGTACGCCCCCGGGCCCCGCGTCCCGGCCCTGCACCGTTCCCACCAGCGGCACCACGGGCTCGGCACAGGCACCGGCGAGCTCCTCGGCCGACTGCGGCGGGCCACCGGCGCGGAGGCGTACCACACCGCCTACCGCGACGGCCTGATCACCGTCGTCGACACCACCGCCCCCGTCACCGACGCGGGCCACCCCTTCACCCCGGGCCCCGAACAGCGCGCCCACGCGACCGCCCACGGCAAGGCACTGCTCGCCGCGCTGCCGCGACCGCTGCGCCGCCGCTATCTCACGGAGCACGGGATGGCCCGCTTCACCGAGCGGACGATCACCAGCGCCGAGCGCTTCGAGGCCGAGGTCGACCGCGTGCGCGGGCAGGGCATCGCCGTCTCCGTGGGCGAGGCGGACCTCGCGTACACCTGTCTCGCCGTCGCGCTGCCCGAGCGCGGCGACGGCATCGTGCACGCCCTGTCCGTCTCGCTGCCGACCGCCGACTTCGGGCGGCGGCAGGGCGAGATCCGGGCCGCCCTCACCCGTGCCGTACCGGAGTTTCCGGCCCTGCCGGAATCCTGA
- a CDS encoding putative quinol monooxygenase: MIFIAVRFTARPDHADRWLDLVADFTRATREEPGNLFFDWSRSVDDPNVFVLLEAFADADAGAAHVASPHFTAGLEAMAGAIATTPEIINVEVPQQGWGAMAELAPTGA, from the coding sequence ATGATCTTCATCGCCGTACGTTTCACCGCCCGCCCCGACCACGCCGACCGCTGGCTCGACCTGGTGGCCGACTTCACCCGCGCCACCCGCGAGGAGCCCGGCAACCTCTTCTTCGACTGGTCGCGCAGCGTCGACGACCCGAACGTCTTCGTCCTCCTGGAGGCCTTCGCCGACGCCGACGCGGGCGCGGCCCACGTCGCCTCCCCGCACTTCACGGCCGGTCTGGAGGCGATGGCCGGAGCCATCGCCACCACGCCCGAGATCATCAACGTCGAGGTCCCGCAGCAGGGTTGGGGTGCCATGGCGGAGCTCGCCCCCACCGGCGCCTGA